In one Silene latifolia isolate original U9 population chromosome 10, ASM4854445v1, whole genome shotgun sequence genomic region, the following are encoded:
- the LOC141605614 gene encoding protein MAINTENANCE OF PSII UNDER HIGH LIGHT 1 produces the protein MACLSRSAISVAANSWCSSSSFSLKHSYPKLGKFDSSKSRIRASTSGDAEDCNVEECAPDKEVGKISVEWLAGEKTRVVGTFPPRKKGWTGYVEKDTAGQTNIYSVEPTVYVAESAISSGTAGSSSDGAENTAAIVAGLALIAVAAASSVLLQVGKSTPDIQTTIYSGPSLSYYITKFKPAEIVQASEPSPIESPSTMESQNSVVEAPQEQAPDESRDTVPEIPQGEVVVESGNQVESPSVDVNNVVAESS, from the exons ATGGCTTGTTTATCAAGGTCAGCAATCTCAGTTGCTGCAAATTCATGGTGCAGCAGTAGCTCATTTTCATTGAAGCATTCATATCCCAAATTGGGAAAATTTGATTCTTCCAAATCTAGAATTAGAGCTTCCACTTCTGGTGATGCTGAGGATTGCAATGTTGAGGAATGTGCTCCTGATAAAGAG GTAGGGAAGATCAGCGTGGAATGGTTAGCTGGAGAAAAGACGAGGGTGGTGGGTACATTTCCACCTCGGAAAAAGGGATGGACTGGTTATGTGGAGAAAGACACCGCTGGTCAGACAAATATATACTCAGTTGAG CCAACAGTTTACGTGGCAGAGAGTGCGATAAGCTCAGGAACAGCAGGTTCATCTTCAGATGGGGCAGAGAACACAGCGGCCATTGTTGCGGGTCTTGCCTTAATTGCTGTAGCAGCCGCGTCTTCGGTTCTCCTTCAAGTCGGTAAAAGCACTCCTGATATTCAAACCACCATTTATTCAGGACCATCACTCAGCTACTATATAACCAAATTTAAGCCCGCGGAAATTGTTCAAGCTTCTGAACCTAGCCCAATAGAGAGTCCATCTACCATGGAGTCCCAAAACTCGGTGGTAGAGGCCCCACAGGAACAGGCTCCTGACGAATCAAGAGACACAGTGCCTGAGATTCCACAGGGAGAGGTAGTAGTTGAGTCTGGAAATCAGGTAGAATCTCCCAGTGTGGATGTGAATAATGTCGTAGCTGAATCAAGCTAA
- the LOC141605613 gene encoding putative choline kinase 2, translating to MGAVGNTESHKDHQLPAEARKILHSIASKWDDVIDPHALQVIRLKGAMTNQVYQIKWPTRAGEMSRKVLVRIYGEGVDVFFNREDEIRTFECMSKHGQGPRLLGRFSTGRIEEFIRARTLSASDLRDPDISTLIAAKLKEFHDLDMPGPKNIKLWDRLRDWLNQAKRMSSPEEAEAFHLDTLGEQIAELERKLSKNQLIGFCHNDLQYGNIMIDEQTKSITIIDYEYASYNPVAFDIANHFCEMAADYHTEAPHKLDYCKYPGLQERRRFICRYLSSSGQQPSDHQVEQLLQDVEKYTLATHLFWGLWGIISEHVNEIDFDYLEYGRQRFQEYWLRKPELLGSA from the exons ATGGGTGCTGTGGGTAACACCGAAAGTCACAAGGATCATCAGTTGCCAGCTGAGGCAAGGAAGATTCTACATTCAATTGCCTCGAAATGGGATGATGTCATTGACCCACATGCTTTACAAGTGATTCGCCTCAAGGGTGCAATGACCAATCAAGTCTACCAAATCAAGTGGCCGACAAGAGCTGGAGAAATGTCCAGGAAGGTCTTAGTTAGGATCTATGGAGAGGGCGTCGACGTCTTTTTCAATAGGGAGGATGAGATTAGGACATTTGAGTGTATGTCAAAGCATGGTCAAGGACCACGTTTGTTAGGCCGTTTTTCTACTGGAAGGATTGAGGAGTTTATACGTGCAAGG ACACTTTCAGCATCTGATCTGCGTGATCCAGATATATCCACTTTAATAGCTGCTAAACTGAAGGAATTCCATGATCTTGACATGCCAGGACCTAAAAATATCAAACTCTGGGATCGATTAag AGATTGGTTAAATCAAGCTAAACGCATGTCTTCTCCAGAAGAAGCTGAGGCATTTCACTTGGATACACTAGGTGAACAGATTGCAGAACTAGAAAGAAAGCTTTCAAAGAACCAGCTTATAGGATTTTGCCACAATGATTTGCAATATGGCAACATAATGATAGATGAACAGACAAAATCAATAACCATAATT GACTATGAGTATGCTAGCTACAATCCTGTTGCATTTGACATAGCCAATCACTTTTGTGAGATGGCTGCTGACTACCATACAGAAGCACCTCATAAATTGGATTACTGTAAATACCCTG GTTTGCAAGAGCGTCGAAGATTTATTTGCAGATACCTGAGCTCATCAG GTCAACAGCCCAGTGATCACCAAGTGGAACAGCTGCTTCAGGATGTTGAGAAGTATACACTAGCAACCCATTTATTCTGGGGACTATGGGgaataatttcg GAGCATGTAAATGAAATTGACTTTGATTACTTGGAGTATGGAAGGCAGAGGTTCCAGGAATATTGGTTGAGGAAGCCTGAGCTGTTGGGTTCTGCTTGA